The sequence GCAAATATTAGAGCAAGCCGAAAAGGAAAGGAGAGAAATATTACAGAAACTTCAGGAAGAAATTAAGGCATTGAAAAAACAGGGGTATGATGAAGGGTTTTCTATTGGAAAGCAGGAAGGTTTTGAAAAGGGTTTACAAGAATATAAGGGTCATATAAAAGAAGCTATCGAATTAAAGAAACAGTTTTTGTTGGAGAAACAGAGGATTGTTAAACTGGCTGAGAAGGATATTATCGAGTTGTCAATAAAAATAGTCGAGAAAGTGCTAGATAAAGCCTTAACAGAAAATAGAGATTATATTATAAATCTAATATCAGCTGGATTAAATAAGTGTAATGAAAAGGAAGGTATAATTATAAGAGTACCACAGGAAAGTTATGAATTAGTAGATAACCAAAGGGAAAATATACTTAAATCCGTTGAGGGGATTAGTGAAGTGAACATAATAAGGGATATAACATTGAAACGAGGTCAATGTATTATAGAAACACCTTCTGAAAAAATAAATACAAGTATATCTCAGCAGCTGAATGTTATATTAAACGCCTTATTAGGTGATAAATATGACAAATAAAATTAATTTTGATAGATATTTGGAAACCCTAGCGGAAATTGATCCGGTAAAAGTTACAGGTAGAATTGAACAAGTTGTTGGGCTTACAATTGAATCCTTTGGTCCAATGGTAGAGCTGGGGGAAATCTGTGAAATATATTCCGCAAGAAATAAACGGATTTTAGCAGAAGTAGTCGGCTTCAAAAGTAATAAAGTGCTGTTAATGCCTCTGGGAGAAATAGAAGGGATCGGCGCTGGGTCTGAAGTTGTTAAAACCGGGAGAAGACTTCAAGTACGAGTAGGAGAAGAACTTTTGGGAAGGGTGCTTGATGGGTTAGGTAACCCTATAGATGGGAAAAGCCCTATCAACACCAATAAAACATATCCTGTTTTTAATAATCCACCTCATCCCCTTGAGCGAAAGCGAATAGATTCTATTTTGAGTTTAGGAATAAAAGCCATAGATGGTTTAATAACTTGTGCTAAAGGTCAGAGAATGGGTATTTTTTCTGGAAGCGGTGTAGGTAAAAGTACTTTATTGGGGATGATTGCAAGGAATACAGCAGCTGATTTAAATGTGATTGCCCTGGTAGGTGAAAGAGGTAGGGAGGTAAGAGAATTTCTTGAAAAAGACCTGGGTGAAGAGGGCTTAAAACGCTCTGTTGTGGTTGCTGCAACTTCAGATCAACCTGCCTTAATCAGGGCAAAGGGGGCTTTTGTAGCTACTGCAATAGCTGAATTTTTCCGAGATCAAGGTATGGATGTAATGCTGTTAATGGATTCCCTAACACGATTTGCGATGGCTCAGCGCGAAATAGGGCTGGCTGTGGGAGAACCTCCGGTTTCGAGAGGATATACACCATCAGTATTTGCAATCTTACCCAAATTACTTGAAAGAGCCGGGACTGCAAAAAAGGGGAGTATTACCGGGTTTTATACAGTCCTAGTAGATGGTGATGATTTTGATGAACCCATAACAGATGCTGTTAGAGGCATTTTGGATGGCCACATAGTGTTGACAAGAGAATTGGCAAATAAAAACCATTACCCTGCTATAGATGTACTTAAAAGCATAAGCAGATTAATGCTTGATATTGTGAGTGAAGAACATAGAGAATGTGCCGGAATCATCAAAGATTTGATAGCTACCTACAGAGAAGCAGAAGATTTAATAAATATAGGAGCATATTCAAAAGGCAGCAATCCCAAAATAGACCTATCGATTAAAAAGATCAATGAAATAAACGGGTTTTTAAAACAAGATGTTTTCGAGAAGGTGCCTTATGAAGTCACAATTAATTTACTTAGAAACTTGGTATCTTGATAGAGGGATAGAAAATGAAATCCTTTAAATTTAGATTACAGCAGGTACTAAAAACAAAGGGATATATTGAAGATATAAAAAGGAATGAATTTCAAAAAGCAAGGTCTGAACTGGATAATAAAATAAATGCCCTAAACAGCTTGGTAAAGGAACAGGATGAGAGATTCGATAATTTTGTTTATATGAAACAAAAGGGAACAAGGGCCATAGATTTAGTATTATCAAACAATTATTTATTATCTCTTTCCCAATCTATACATATTAAAAAGAGAGAAATCGAAATTGCTTCTAAAGGTCTGGAAAAGAAAAGACTTGAATTAATAGAAGCAGTTAAGGAGAAGAAAGCCCTTGACAAGTTATATGTTAAACAGTTTGAAAGATATAGAGAAGAAATTCTGAAAGCAGATCAAAAAGCAGCTGATGGCAGGACATTAGTTTCCTTTTCATTTAAAAATAGGGAGAGATATTGATGGCCAGGAGTGTTGTAAAAAATTTATTCTTAATAGCTATTATAGTTTTTATTGCTTTAGTATTAACAGCGGGCGGTGTATTATATTTTAATTTATTTAATTCAAGGGATATTGTAACAACTTTTATAGTAGAAAAAACCGAAGGTCTACCTATAGTTGGGGAGTTTTTTGTTAAAACCTTCGGAACGACAGAAGAAGTTATATCGAAGGCAGAAGCTGAACTTATGAAGTTGGAAGAAGAAAAGAAAAAAATAGAGGAAGAATGGAAGATTATAAATCAACGAACTTCAGAACTCGATAAAAGGGAACAGGATATTTTGAAAAAGGAAGAAGAAATTAAGAAAAAAGAACAAGAGGTTGCAGAATTGAAAAAAAACCTTGAAATACAGCTGGAAAACGTTGAACAATTAGCAACCCTGTATAATGAAATAAAACCGTCCAAAGTAGTTGAGATTTTCAATAATTTAGATGATGAATTAATAATACAAATAATCCAGAAAATGAATAGAAATCATGTAGCAGAAATATTGGGTGGCATGGACCCGAAACGGGTAGCTGATATTACCAGGAAAATGTCCCAGAATTAAAAATTTTAAAACTCAAATGAAAGGGGGTGAAACGGATGAAGGGTATAGAACTCTTGAATCTTGATATAGGAATTCAGCAGTCAAATAGTTCAAGTGGATTCAAACCGGTTGAAGAAAAAAACAGTTTTTTTGAAGTATTGGTCGCTGTTCAAAACAACAATAGAAGGGATTCTGAACAACAAAATGCAAACACCGAAGATGTACCTGTAGAAAGTGATGCAATTACCCTGTTATCCCTGCTGTGCAGTTTAGTAGCAGAGGATGTGGGAAAAATTATTTACACGGATAATAAAGGTGGTGATACAGTTTTACTTGAAGAAAGTAATGCGCAGGAAGACTATATTAAAGACATCGAGACTATTGACTTGTCTGCTATATATCCGGGGAACAGTATGGGATTTACGAGCACCGATTATAATTCATTGAAACAGATTATATCAGAGATTGAGGTTAGCTATAGAGAAACAGGAGAAATTCCCATTTCTAAAATCGAGGAGTTAATAAACCAATTATCTCAAAAACAATATGCTGTAAATATAAAGCCAGAGGATTTGATAGGAGAGATAAAGAAAATCTTTGAAAAAGATGACATAAACGTTAGCAGAATAAAGGAATATTACGAAACAATAAACTCAATTCAAAACCAGAGGGAGAATACTTCCCAAGGGGAAAATAGAAATTATGAGAATATTAAAGAATTTCCTAATGATTTAATAAAAGGGCTTAATATGAGCAAAAACCCGGAAACTTACTTAGAAAATCGTGATATTTTCGAAAATCTGCTGATTCGCGAGAAGCAAGATGGGGAGGAAATAGCTGCTTTTGATAAAACACAACACCTGATTGAACAAATTGGGAAAAGCCCTAAAGAGGCAATTAACGCCGAAATTGACTTATCGCAAATAGATAGAGTAAAATTCATCCAGGAAATAGCGAATAAGATATCATATAGTTTAAGAGATAATAGGTCAGAAATAAAACTTCAGTTAAAACCTGAAATTTTAGGGAAGTTAACACTAGAAATGGTTTTAGA is a genomic window of Koleobacter methoxysyntrophicus containing:
- the fliI gene encoding flagellar protein export ATPase FliI — translated: MTNKINFDRYLETLAEIDPVKVTGRIEQVVGLTIESFGPMVELGEICEIYSARNKRILAEVVGFKSNKVLLMPLGEIEGIGAGSEVVKTGRRLQVRVGEELLGRVLDGLGNPIDGKSPINTNKTYPVFNNPPHPLERKRIDSILSLGIKAIDGLITCAKGQRMGIFSGSGVGKSTLLGMIARNTAADLNVIALVGERGREVREFLEKDLGEEGLKRSVVVAATSDQPALIRAKGAFVATAIAEFFRDQGMDVMLLMDSLTRFAMAQREIGLAVGEPPVSRGYTPSVFAILPKLLERAGTAKKGSITGFYTVLVDGDDFDEPITDAVRGILDGHIVLTRELANKNHYPAIDVLKSISRLMLDIVSEEHRECAGIIKDLIATYREAEDLINIGAYSKGSNPKIDLSIKKINEINGFLKQDVFEKVPYEVTINLLRNLVS
- a CDS encoding FliH/SctL family protein, whose product is MLSLENPYSISIPKNKKELHKRYERNPVIEDCEVNNVKYQAKKLLDEAYAKAQQILEQAEKERREILQKLQEEIKALKKQGYDEGFSIGKQEGFEKGLQEYKGHIKEAIELKKQFLLEKQRIVKLAEKDIIELSIKIVEKVLDKALTENRDYIINLISAGLNKCNEKEGIIIRVPQESYELVDNQRENILKSVEGISEVNIIRDITLKRGQCIIETPSEKINTSISQQLNVILNALLGDKYDK
- the fliJ gene encoding flagellar export protein FliJ; this encodes MKSFKFRLQQVLKTKGYIEDIKRNEFQKARSELDNKINALNSLVKEQDERFDNFVYMKQKGTRAIDLVLSNNYLLSLSQSIHIKKREIEIASKGLEKKRLELIEAVKEKKALDKLYVKQFERYREEILKADQKAADGRTLVSFSFKNRERY
- a CDS encoding flagellar hook-length control protein FliK, which codes for MKGIELLNLDIGIQQSNSSSGFKPVEEKNSFFEVLVAVQNNNRRDSEQQNANTEDVPVESDAITLLSLLCSLVAEDVGKIIYTDNKGGDTVLLEESNAQEDYIKDIETIDLSAIYPGNSMGFTSTDYNSLKQIISEIEVSYRETGEIPISKIEELINQLSQKQYAVNIKPEDLIGEIKKIFEKDDINVSRIKEYYETINSIQNQRENTSQGENRNYENIKEFPNDLIKGLNMSKNPETYLENRDIFENLLIREKQDGEEIAAFDKTQHLIEQIGKSPKEAINAEIDLSQIDRVKFIQEIANKISYSLRDNRSEIKLQLKPEILGKLTLEMVLEKGELIARFSVQNHQVKHLIEQNLPQLKQNLEQQGISVEGFNVFIGSETKQNPYHRSGGNKLNNDNKLALNEEDNQIITHNLREKIYRIYLGEESLINYII
- a CDS encoding MotE family protein; its protein translation is MARSVVKNLFLIAIIVFIALVLTAGGVLYFNLFNSRDIVTTFIVEKTEGLPIVGEFFVKTFGTTEEVISKAEAELMKLEEEKKKIEEEWKIINQRTSELDKREQDILKKEEEIKKKEQEVAELKKNLEIQLENVEQLATLYNEIKPSKVVEIFNNLDDELIIQIIQKMNRNHVAEILGGMDPKRVADITRKMSQN